One Streptomyces sp. NBC_01237 genomic region harbors:
- a CDS encoding acyl-CoA carboxylase subunit epsilon — translation MSPTPAESVLRVEKGHADPEELAAITAVLLARAASQPAAPAHRGRDTAGWRRLERTPGFRAPHSWQG, via the coding sequence ATGAGCCCCACTCCTGCCGAGTCAGTGCTGCGCGTCGAGAAGGGTCACGCCGACCCCGAGGAGCTCGCGGCCATCACCGCCGTTCTGCTCGCCCGCGCGGCGTCCCAGCCCGCCGCCCCCGCCCACCGCGGCCGTGACACGGCCGGATGGCGCCGTCTGGAGCGCACTCCCGGCTTCCGCGCCCCGCACAGCTGGCAGGGCTGA
- a CDS encoding GTP-binding protein, whose translation MDFASSSGGAARSTTSAKIVVAGGFGVGKTTFVGAVSEINPLRTEAVMTSASAGIDDLTHTGDKTTTTVAMDFGRITLDQDLILYLFGTPGQDRFWFMWDDLVRGAIGAVVLVDTRRLADCFPAVDYFENSGLPFVIALNGFDGHQPYTPDEVREALQIGPDTPILTTDARHRADAKSALITLVEHALMARLR comes from the coding sequence GTGGACTTCGCAAGCTCTAGCGGCGGAGCGGCCCGCTCCACTACCTCGGCGAAGATCGTGGTGGCAGGGGGCTTCGGCGTGGGTAAGACCACGTTTGTCGGTGCTGTTTCGGAGATCAATCCGCTGCGCACCGAAGCCGTGATGACGTCCGCGTCCGCGGGCATCGACGACCTGACCCACACCGGGGACAAGACCACCACGACGGTGGCCATGGACTTCGGCCGTATCACCCTGGACCAGGACCTGATCCTGTACCTCTTCGGAACCCCCGGACAGGACCGCTTCTGGTTCATGTGGGACGACCTCGTACGCGGCGCCATCGGCGCCGTCGTCCTCGTCGACACCCGCCGCCTCGCCGACTGCTTCCCCGCCGTCGACTACTTCGAGAACAGCGGCCTCCCCTTCGTCATCGCCCTCAACGGCTTCGACGGACACCAGCCCTACACCCCCGACGAAGTACGCGAAGCACTCCAGATCGGACCCGACACCCCGATCCTCACGACGGACGCCCGCCACCGCGCGGACGCCAAGAGCGCGCTCATCACGCTGGTCGAGCACGCCCTGATGGCCCGCCTGCGCTGA
- a CDS encoding DUF742 domain-containing protein: MAAPTDGHPYDGARRVPGEHGDNRFNFPSAPGRQGPQEPYQQQPHQPYQQQPHYPYQPQQPYQQPQQPRRAQGSDWPPQHPDAGWPQQPQQPQRYDSPRQPRIQPVQPQQAPEPAAHSGHNPLVRPYAMTGGRTRPRYQLAIEALVSTTADPSRLQGQLPEHQRICRLCIEIKSVAEISALLSIPLGVARILVADLAEAGLVAIHQPGGDEAAGGQPDVTLLERVLSGLRKL, encoded by the coding sequence GTGGCAGCACCCACAGACGGGCACCCGTACGACGGTGCCCGGAGGGTTCCGGGTGAGCACGGTGACAACCGCTTCAACTTCCCCTCCGCGCCCGGCAGACAGGGTCCGCAGGAGCCCTATCAGCAGCAGCCCCACCAGCCGTACCAGCAGCAGCCGCACTATCCTTACCAGCCGCAACAGCCGTACCAGCAGCCGCAGCAGCCCCGGCGTGCGCAGGGTTCCGACTGGCCCCCGCAGCACCCGGACGCGGGGTGGCCCCAGCAGCCCCAGCAGCCGCAGCGGTACGACTCGCCCCGGCAGCCCCGTATTCAGCCGGTGCAGCCGCAGCAGGCCCCCGAGCCCGCCGCGCACTCCGGGCACAACCCGCTGGTCCGTCCGTACGCCATGACCGGCGGCCGGACCCGGCCGCGTTACCAGCTCGCCATCGAGGCGCTGGTCAGCACCACGGCCGATCCGTCCCGGCTGCAAGGGCAGTTGCCCGAGCACCAGCGGATCTGCCGGCTCTGCATCGAGATCAAGTCGGTGGCCGAGATTTCGGCCCTTCTTTCGATCCCGCTCGGCGTTGCCCGCATCCTCGTGGCCGACCTGGCCGAGGCCGGACTCGTCGCTATCCATCAGCCCGGCGGCGACGAGGCCGCCGGCGGCCAGCCAGATGTGACACTGCTCGAAAGGGTGCTCAGTGGACTTCGCAAGCTCTAG
- a CDS encoding roadblock/LC7 domain-containing protein: protein MSQAAQNLNWLITNFVDNTPGVSHTVVVSADGLLLAMSEGFPRDRADQLAAVASGLTSLTAGASRIFEGGAVNQTVVEMERGFLFIMSISDGSSLAVLAHPDADIGLVGYEMALLVDRAGGVLTPDLRAELQGSLLN, encoded by the coding sequence ATGAGCCAGGCGGCGCAGAATCTCAACTGGTTGATCACCAACTTCGTGGACAACACCCCCGGGGTGTCGCACACGGTGGTGGTCTCCGCCGACGGACTCCTGCTGGCGATGTCCGAGGGTTTCCCGCGCGACCGTGCCGACCAGTTGGCGGCTGTCGCCTCCGGTCTGACGTCGCTGACCGCGGGCGCCTCGCGGATCTTCGAGGGCGGCGCCGTGAATCAGACGGTTGTGGAGATGGAGCGTGGATTCCTCTTCATTATGTCCATCTCTGACGGTTCCTCCCTCGCCGTCCTCGCCCACCCGGATGCCGATATCGGTCTTGTCGGGTACGAAATGGCACTTCTGGTCGACCGCGCGGGCGGGGTTCTCACCCCGGACCTCCGCGCCGAGCTCCAGGGAAGTCTTCTTAACTAG
- a CDS encoding sensor histidine kinase has product MRRSNEGSAAQPERGNFTPPPRAAASSASTSGPEAAGGSTSRLSPRNWRVATRLNAILLIPVLVGLVMGGFQVKGSVDTWSEAQDAERTALIVRAASEYGQALLDERDLTAQPLLSNDREAAVVEQVRATTDEARTKFDAAVKNMPPKQGLERRLKLFRAEEPKLPELRKAAYAEALDPVKTEEGYTQVQHSLMEFSNELGLGTGNITSYGRTVYAIELAKAAESLQRSIGMHLLVRPSQEPGTFNGQVKAFGSYNYLEQIALGEFNSGGTQADVDRLQQVMASTAADGAEQIRTAKRQAEAAGKKFVAPPSIDGSVFDGMAQQIGQGQTPEKLASKGITPESWMAAATAKFEGYTTVEDELVDKAVTEAADISAGARTDAFVNGAVVVVSLLAAFILAGLMARQMSRSMRRLRTAAFGIAEQRLPMLVDQLSRTDPGRVDTRVQPIPITTRDEIGEVARAFDQVHREAVRLAAEQAMLRGNVNAIFTNLSRRNQSLIEGQLTLITGLENSEADPDQLESLFKLDHLATRMRRNGENLLVLAGEEPGRRWNQPVPLVDVLRAASSEVESYERIELTGVPESEIHGQAVTDLVHLLAELLENATTFSSPQTKVRVNATRLPDGRVMVEIHDKGIGLTPEDFADINHKLANPPTVDAAVSQRMGLFVVGRLSDRHGIRVQLRPSGEQAGTTSLVMLPDAITHGGGGESAPAQSDFTVSSIIPQQQSFPAAPQQPQIRTAAELGFDDSRYEAPADSAQLDPVGRSLLREERRAALESQQPPSEPQPYAQDAYGQDRYGQEQYAQDPYGQEPQQQEYERNAYGNGYDPYATGTGYPSQAQQPEQTPQGDYPESAYAAPGAPQDAYAAQYTPGNEQPQQDGWPDQSGYQGTYEPVAQAEAESVPSAPAEPSERVGFDRPGPTPNDGHELTEAGLPRRGGQQHWQPSGRGNDQPVAARQQPQQEQPQQQPEQQAAQANGDGPDDWRSTNDERWERAEKLREPKAGGITPSGLPRRVPKANLVEGTAEQTQQGGPQVSRAPEDVRGRLSRLRRGVQRGRSAGSDTSTTYNQER; this is encoded by the coding sequence GTGAGGCGAAGCAACGAGGGCTCCGCGGCGCAGCCGGAACGGGGTAATTTCACCCCGCCGCCGCGCGCCGCGGCATCGTCTGCGAGCACGTCCGGTCCGGAGGCGGCCGGCGGCAGCACCAGTCGGCTGTCCCCGCGCAACTGGCGGGTGGCCACCCGGCTGAACGCGATCCTCCTGATCCCCGTGCTGGTCGGTCTGGTCATGGGCGGCTTCCAGGTGAAGGGGTCGGTCGACACCTGGAGCGAGGCCCAGGACGCCGAGCGGACCGCGCTGATCGTGCGCGCCGCCTCGGAGTACGGGCAGGCGCTGCTCGACGAGCGTGACCTCACCGCTCAGCCGCTGCTCTCCAACGACCGCGAGGCCGCCGTCGTCGAGCAGGTCCGCGCCACCACGGACGAGGCGCGGACGAAGTTCGACGCCGCCGTGAAGAACATGCCCCCGAAGCAGGGCCTGGAGCGTCGCCTCAAGCTCTTCAGGGCCGAGGAGCCCAAACTCCCCGAGCTGCGCAAGGCCGCCTACGCCGAGGCGCTGGACCCGGTGAAGACCGAAGAGGGTTACACCCAGGTCCAGCACTCGCTGATGGAGTTCTCCAACGAGCTCGGACTCGGTACCGGCAACATCACCAGTTATGGCCGTACGGTCTACGCGATCGAGCTGGCCAAGGCTGCAGAATCGCTTCAGCGCTCCATCGGCATGCATCTGCTGGTGCGTCCCAGCCAGGAGCCCGGCACATTCAACGGCCAGGTCAAGGCGTTCGGCTCGTACAACTATCTGGAACAGATCGCACTGGGTGAGTTCAACTCGGGCGGCACCCAGGCGGACGTGGACCGGCTCCAGCAGGTCATGGCGAGCACGGCGGCCGACGGCGCCGAGCAGATCAGAACGGCCAAGCGGCAGGCCGAGGCCGCCGGGAAGAAGTTCGTGGCGCCGCCGAGCATCGACGGGTCGGTCTTCGACGGCATGGCCCAGCAGATCGGCCAGGGCCAGACGCCCGAGAAGCTGGCGTCCAAGGGCATCACCCCGGAGTCCTGGATGGCCGCCGCCACCGCCAAGTTCGAGGGCTACACCACGGTCGAGGACGAGCTGGTCGACAAGGCGGTCACCGAGGCCGCGGACATCTCCGCCGGGGCGAGGACCGACGCCTTCGTCAACGGCGCCGTGGTGGTCGTCTCGCTGCTGGCCGCCTTCATCCTGGCCGGGCTCATGGCCCGCCAGATGAGCCGCTCGATGCGCCGGCTGCGCACCGCCGCCTTCGGTATCGCCGAACAGCGGCTGCCGATGCTGGTCGACCAGCTGTCGCGGACCGATCCCGGCCGGGTCGACACCCGGGTCCAGCCGATCCCGATCACCACCCGGGACGAGATCGGCGAGGTCGCCCGCGCCTTCGACCAGGTGCACCGCGAGGCCGTCCGGCTCGCCGCCGAACAGGCCATGCTGCGGGGCAACGTCAACGCGATCTTCACCAACCTCTCCCGGCGCAACCAGTCGCTCATCGAGGGCCAGCTGACCCTCATCACCGGCCTGGAGAACAGCGAGGCCGACCCGGACCAGCTGGAGAGCCTCTTCAAGCTGGACCACCTGGCCACCCGCATGCGCCGCAACGGCGAGAACCTCCTCGTGCTCGCGGGTGAGGAGCCCGGCCGCCGCTGGAACCAGCCGGTGCCGCTGGTCGACGTGCTGCGGGCCGCCTCCTCGGAGGTGGAGTCCTACGAGCGCATCGAACTCACCGGTGTACCGGAGAGCGAGATCCACGGCCAGGCCGTCACCGACCTGGTGCACCTGCTGGCCGAGCTGCTGGAGAACGCCACCACCTTCTCCTCGCCGCAGACCAAGGTCCGCGTCAACGCGACCCGGCTGCCGGACGGCCGGGTGATGGTCGAGATCCACGACAAGGGCATCGGCCTCACCCCCGAGGACTTCGCCGACATCAACCACAAGCTGGCCAACCCGCCGACCGTGGACGCCGCGGTGTCCCAGCGCATGGGCCTGTTCGTGGTCGGCCGGCTCTCCGACCGGCACGGCATCCGCGTCCAGCTGCGCCCCTCGGGCGAGCAGGCGGGGACCACCTCGCTGGTCATGCTGCCGGACGCCATCACCCACGGTGGCGGCGGCGAATCCGCACCCGCCCAGAGCGACTTCACGGTCTCCTCGATCATCCCGCAGCAGCAGTCCTTCCCGGCCGCCCCGCAGCAGCCGCAGATCCGCACCGCGGCCGAACTCGGCTTCGACGACTCGCGGTACGAGGCACCGGCCGACTCGGCACAGCTGGACCCGGTCGGCCGCTCGCTGCTGCGCGAGGAGCGCCGCGCCGCACTGGAGTCCCAGCAGCCCCCGTCCGAGCCGCAGCCGTACGCGCAGGACGCGTACGGCCAGGACCGGTACGGCCAGGAGCAGTACGCCCAGGACCCGTACGGCCAGGAGCCGCAGCAGCAGGAGTACGAGCGGAATGCGTACGGGAACGGCTACGATCCGTACGCCACCGGGACCGGCTACCCCTCGCAGGCACAACAGCCGGAGCAGACACCACAGGGTGACTATCCGGAATCGGCATATGCCGCTCCGGGCGCTCCGCAGGACGCCTACGCCGCGCAGTACACCCCCGGCAACGAACAGCCCCAGCAGGATGGTTGGCCTGATCAGAGCGGGTATCAGGGCACCTATGAGCCTGTTGCCCAAGCCGAAGCGGAATCTGTACCCAGCGCTCCCGCGGAGCCTTCGGAGCGCGTAGGCTTCGATCGTCCGGGGCCTACCCCGAACGACGGCCACGAGCTGACCGAAGCCGGTCTGCCGCGCCGGGGCGGTCAGCAGCACTGGCAGCCCTCCGGGCGCGGAAACGATCAGCCTGTCGCAGCTCGGCAGCAGCCGCAGCAGGAACAGCCGCAGCAGCAGCCGGAGCAGCAGGCCGCGCAGGCGAACGGGGACGGCCCCGACGACTGGCGCTCGACGAACGACGAGCGCTGGGAGCGGGCCGAGAAGCTCCGTGAACCGAAGGCGGGCGGGATCACCCCCTCCGGTCTTCCCCGGCGTGTACCCAAGGCCAATCTGGTCGAGGGCACGGCGGAGCAGACCCAGCAGGGCGGCCCACAGGTCTCCCGTGCCCCCGAGGACGTCCGCGGCAGGTTGAGCAGACTGCGGCGCGGTGTCCAGCGGGGACGCAGTGCGGGGTCGGACACAAGTACCACCTACAACCAGGAGCGTTAG
- a CDS encoding GTP-binding protein, which produces MDFASSSGGTGRATTSAKIVVAGGFGVGKTTFVGAVSEINPLRTEAVMTSASAGIDDLTHTGDKTTTTVAMDFGRITLDQDLILYLFGTPGQDRFWFMWDDLVRGAIGAVVLVDTRRLADCFPAVDYFENSGLPFVIALNGFDGHQPYTPDEVREALQIGPDAPIITTDARHRADAKSGLITLVEHALMARLK; this is translated from the coding sequence GTGGACTTCGCAAGCTCTAGCGGCGGTACGGGACGTGCCACTACCTCGGCGAAGATCGTGGTGGCGGGCGGTTTCGGCGTGGGCAAGACCACGTTCGTCGGGGCCGTGTCGGAGATCAATCCGCTGCGCACCGAAGCCGTCATGACGTCCGCGTCCGCGGGCATCGACGACCTGACCCACACCGGGGACAAGACCACCACGACGGTGGCCATGGACTTCGGCCGTATCACCCTGGACCAGGACCTGATCCTGTACCTCTTCGGAACCCCCGGACAGGACCGCTTCTGGTTCATGTGGGACGACCTCGTACGCGGCGCCATCGGCGCCGTCGTCCTCGTCGACACCCGCCGCCTCGCCGACTGCTTCCCCGCCGTCGACTACTTCGAGAACAGCGGCCTCCCCTTCGTCATCGCCCTCAACGGCTTCGACGGACACCAGCCCTACACCCCCGACGAAGTACGCGAAGCACTCCAGATCGGACCCGACGCGCCCATCATCACGACGGACGCCCGCCACCGCGCGGACGCCAAGAGCGGTTTGATCACGCTGGTGGAGCACGCTCTGATGGCCCGCCTCAAGTAG
- a CDS encoding DUF742 domain-containing protein — translation MTPPPASHDPYGALHHASYDGEGDQPLVRPYAMTGGRTRPRYQLAIEALVSTTADPAHLGTLLPEHQRICHLCREVKSVAEVSALLSMPLGVARILVADLAEAGMVAIHQPGNGEAGGAPDVTLLERVLSGLRKL, via the coding sequence ATGACCCCGCCACCCGCCTCACACGATCCGTACGGCGCACTGCATCACGCGTCGTACGACGGTGAAGGCGACCAGCCGCTGGTCCGTCCGTACGCCATGACCGGCGGCCGGACCCGGCCGCGCTACCAGCTAGCGATAGAGGCACTGGTCAGCACGACGGCAGACCCGGCGCATCTGGGAACACTGCTCCCCGAGCACCAGCGGATCTGCCACCTGTGCCGCGAGGTCAAGTCGGTGGCCGAGGTCTCGGCGCTGCTGTCCATGCCGCTCGGCGTGGCCCGGATTCTCGTCGCGGACCTGGCGGAAGCCGGCATGGTGGCCATCCACCAGCCGGGCAATGGAGAGGCCGGCGGCGCGCCGGATGTGACACTGCTCGAAAGGGTGCTCAGTGGACTTCGCAAGCTCTAG
- a CDS encoding roadblock/LC7 domain-containing protein codes for MSQAAQNLNWLITNFVDNTPGVSHTVVVSADGLLLAMSEGFPRDRADQLAAVASGLTSLTAGASRIFEGGAVSQTVVEMERGFLFLMSISDGSSLAVLAHPDADIGLVGYEMALLVDRAGTVLTPDLRAELQGSLLH; via the coding sequence ATGAGTCAGGCCGCGCAGAATCTGAACTGGCTGATCACCAACTTCGTGGACAACACCCCCGGGGTGTCGCACACGGTGGTGGTCTCCGCCGATGGGCTGCTGCTGGCGATGTCCGAGGGATTCCCCCGGGACCGCGCCGACCAGCTCGCCGCCGTCGCCTCCGGGCTCACCTCGCTGACCGCGGGTGCCTCCCGGATCTTCGAGGGCGGTGCCGTCAGCCAGACGGTGGTGGAGATGGAGCGCGGATTCCTCTTCCTGATGTCCATCTCGGACGGTTCCTCGCTGGCCGTTCTCGCCCATCCGGACGCCGACATCGGTCTGGTCGGGTACGAGATGGCCCTGTTGGTGGACCGTGCGGGCACCGTCCTCACGCCCGACCTCCGCGCCGAGCTCCAGGGCAGTCTGCTCCACTAG
- a CDS encoding sensor histidine kinase encodes MQGRFKRDGSAPAEQEPRGGTDRGSSPQHAQNPGPAAAGEGGDRAQRPDTTTGGGGEPATPLKSRGPINTGSRIALRNWRISTRLVSLLALPVVAATTLGGLRINESMNDMQQLEHMQLLTRMTKQATTLAQALQVERDQSAGPLSNKSKATDYKVTEPRKKTDRAKDAFFDATNAIGDAQGDEALEGIHASVAQIASLLGDIRTIRKTAYAEGSPSLNTIDQYSQLITSLLSLSQDMAQATSNPEMIKRTRALAAFSSAKEYASVQRAIIAAALPGGSVKEPHLNPNDQQFGQNALAKESRALTSFNTIYGTTGDSAAELTAPLDNGNPEINAANMYAKRVLDTTSDLNDTKKVRSYLDWYDQSSTKINAMQTIEATLLSDMEAKARELREASQREAIVNGAVILLVLGVSLVGAFVVARSMIRSLRRLQDTATRVAQDRLPELVKQLSETDPQDVDTSVESVGVHSRDEIGQVAAAFDDVHREAVRLAAEQALLRGNVNAMFTNLSRRSQGLIQRQLSLISELESREADPDQLSSLFKLDHLATRMRRNGENLLVLAGEEPGRRWTRPVPLVDVLRAAASEVEQYERIELAAVPATEVAGRVVNDLVHLLAELLENATSFSSPQTKVRVTGHALPDGRVLVEIHDTGIGLSPEDLAAINERLAAPPTVDVSVSRRMGLFVVGRLSLRHGIRIQLRPSDSGGTTALVMLPVDVAHGGKQPVPKQGPGQHSGAPGGLLAGTGPGPGSAPRPGLGGGPSAPPAKGLGTGPGSSRGQVGAGNGPRAALPSRDTGPRQPQSQQNNGPQNPGQQNPGQQGPGRPNQAPQGGPQDFPRQEPQRHGGGLSGAFGGGARLGARGQGENPGRTDSGQPNLFGHGGPAPQGPNARQGQFAPQDPFAPQDPFAQQGRNNGPVPPQQPQQPLQGQNGPGAQGGLQQPGGPGRQLPPPGGPRAELPGGNPQPQRPQAASWGVEEQGAQRRTPLDAPRGHEEPDSTGRFARPAGLGQDAGPGQDRPFDAPPVRRRPMDDRQGPGATSEFARPDFSAPQAPQFPQAPQFPQSDAQDPASTAQFARPDFNAPRPQDQGLPAPRQRDRDDSDFGVPRPSASPAGEAPHRPMLPQQPQPEALPPAGPGDGRTPLYDTLETNWFHGPQQGGQQPPAAEPQAPGALDSGAPLAPMPRREAADTGATASWRASPNDELVRQAERVKKPAAGGVTTSGLPRRVPRANLVPGTAQQQNHQTGPQVSRAPDDVRGRLTNLRRGIQQGRQANNGQSTGSFQLGPTHQQER; translated from the coding sequence GTGCAGGGACGTTTCAAGAGGGATGGCAGTGCTCCGGCGGAACAGGAGCCGCGCGGCGGGACCGACCGCGGTTCCTCCCCCCAGCACGCCCAGAACCCCGGACCGGCCGCAGCCGGTGAAGGCGGCGACCGTGCGCAGCGCCCGGACACGACGACGGGCGGCGGCGGCGAGCCGGCCACTCCCCTCAAGTCCCGCGGCCCGATCAACACGGGGTCGCGAATAGCGCTGCGTAACTGGCGCATCAGCACCCGTCTGGTCTCCCTCCTCGCCCTTCCGGTGGTCGCCGCGACCACGCTGGGCGGACTGCGCATCAACGAGTCGATGAACGACATGCAGCAGCTGGAGCACATGCAGCTGCTGACGAGGATGACCAAGCAGGCGACCACGCTCGCCCAGGCCCTCCAGGTGGAGCGCGACCAGTCGGCCGGTCCGCTGTCCAACAAGTCGAAGGCGACCGACTACAAGGTCACCGAACCCCGGAAGAAGACCGACCGGGCCAAGGACGCGTTCTTCGACGCCACGAACGCCATCGGCGACGCCCAGGGCGACGAGGCGCTCGAAGGCATCCACGCGAGCGTCGCCCAGATCGCGTCGCTGCTCGGCGACATCCGCACGATCCGCAAGACGGCGTACGCGGAGGGCTCCCCGAGTCTCAACACGATCGACCAGTACAGCCAGCTGATCACCTCGCTGCTGAGCCTCTCGCAGGACATGGCGCAGGCGACCAGCAACCCGGAGATGATCAAGCGGACCCGTGCACTGGCGGCGTTCTCGTCCGCCAAGGAGTACGCCTCGGTCCAGCGGGCGATCATCGCCGCGGCGCTTCCCGGCGGCAGCGTCAAGGAGCCGCACCTCAACCCGAACGACCAGCAGTTCGGTCAGAACGCGCTGGCGAAGGAATCCCGGGCCCTCACCTCGTTCAACACGATCTACGGGACCACCGGGGACAGCGCGGCCGAGCTGACGGCGCCGCTGGACAACGGCAACCCCGAGATCAACGCCGCGAACATGTACGCGAAGCGGGTCCTGGACACCACCTCGGACCTCAACGACACCAAGAAGGTCCGCTCGTACCTCGACTGGTACGACCAGAGCTCCACCAAGATCAACGCGATGCAGACGATCGAGGCCACCCTCCTCAGCGACATGGAGGCCAAGGCCCGCGAGCTGCGCGAGGCATCGCAGCGCGAAGCGATCGTCAACGGTGCGGTCATCCTGCTCGTGCTCGGTGTCTCGCTGGTCGGCGCCTTCGTCGTGGCACGGTCGATGATCCGCTCGCTGCGGCGCCTTCAGGACACCGCTACGCGTGTTGCGCAGGACCGACTGCCCGAACTCGTCAAGCAGCTCTCCGAGACCGACCCCCAGGATGTCGACACCTCGGTCGAGTCGGTCGGTGTGCACTCCCGGGACGAGATCGGCCAGGTGGCCGCGGCCTTCGACGACGTGCACCGCGAGGCCGTCCGCCTCGCCGCCGAACAGGCGCTGCTGCGGGGCAACGTCAACGCGATGTTCACCAACCTCTCGCGCCGCTCGCAGGGCCTCATCCAGCGTCAGCTCTCGCTCATCTCCGAGCTGGAGTCGCGCGAGGCCGACCCGGACCAGCTGTCCTCGCTCTTCAAGCTCGACCACCTCGCGACCCGTATGCGCCGTAACGGTGAGAACCTGCTGGTCCTCGCCGGTGAGGAGCCCGGCCGCCGGTGGACCCGCCCCGTGCCGCTGGTCGACGTGCTCCGGGCCGCCGCCTCCGAGGTGGAGCAGTACGAGCGCATCGAACTGGCCGCGGTGCCCGCCACCGAGGTCGCGGGCCGGGTCGTCAACGACCTCGTGCACCTGCTCGCCGAGCTGCTGGAGAACGCCACGTCGTTCTCCTCGCCGCAGACGAAGGTCCGGGTCACCGGTCACGCGCTGCCCGACGGGCGGGTGCTCGTCGAGATCCACGACACCGGCATCGGCCTCTCCCCCGAGGACCTCGCGGCGATCAACGAGCGGCTCGCGGCGCCGCCCACCGTGGATGTCTCGGTCTCCCGCCGCATGGGTCTGTTCGTGGTCGGCCGGCTGTCCCTGCGTCACGGCATCCGGATCCAGCTGCGTCCCTCCGACTCCGGTGGCACGACCGCGCTGGTCATGCTGCCCGTCGATGTCGCGCACGGGGGCAAGCAGCCCGTTCCCAAGCAGGGCCCCGGTCAGCATTCCGGTGCGCCCGGCGGTCTGCTCGCCGGTACGGGTCCGGGTCCGGGCAGCGCCCCGCGTCCGGGCCTCGGCGGCGGTCCTTCCGCCCCGCCCGCGAAGGGGCTCGGCACGGGTCCCGGCAGCTCGCGCGGCCAGGTCGGTGCGGGCAACGGCCCGCGGGCCGCGCTGCCCTCGCGCGACACCGGGCCGCGTCAGCCGCAGTCCCAGCAGAACAACGGCCCGCAGAACCCCGGCCAGCAGAACCCCGGCCAGCAGGGTCCCGGCCGCCCGAACCAGGCTCCGCAGGGCGGTCCGCAGGACTTCCCGCGCCAGGAACCGCAGCGCCACGGCGGCGGCCTCTCCGGCGCCTTCGGCGGCGGCGCCCGGCTGGGTGCCCGCGGCCAGGGCGAGAACCCCGGCCGTACGGATTCGGGTCAGCCCAACCTGTTCGGTCACGGTGGTCCGGCTCCGCAGGGCCCGAACGCCCGCCAGGGCCAGTTCGCACCGCAGGACCCGTTCGCACCGCAGGACCCGTTCGCCCAGCAGGGCCGGAACAACGGGCCCGTCCCGCCGCAGCAGCCGCAGCAGCCCCTCCAGGGTCAGAACGGTCCCGGCGCCCAGGGCGGACTCCAGCAGCCCGGCGGCCCCGGCCGTCAGCTGCCGCCGCCCGGTGGTCCGCGTGCCGAGCTGCCCGGGGGCAACCCGCAGCCGCAGCGCCCGCAGGCCGCCAGCTGGGGCGTCGAGGAGCAGGGAGCGCAGCGGCGTACCCCGCTGGACGCGCCGCGCGGTCACGAGGAGCCCGACTCCACCGGCCGGTTCGCCCGGCCGGCCGGACTCGGCCAGGACGCCGGACCGGGCCAGGACCGGCCGTTCGACGCCCCGCCGGTCCGGCGCCGGCCCATGGACGACCGTCAGGGCCCCGGCGCCACCTCCGAGTTCGCCCGCCCCGACTTCTCGGCGCCGCAGGCACCTCAGTTCCCCCAGGCGCCGCAGTTCCCGCAGTCGGACGCGCAGGACCCGGCGAGCACCGCGCAGTTCGCGCGCCCCGACTTCAACGCCCCGCGCCCGCAGGACCAGGGGCTGCCCGCACCGCGTCAGCGCGACCGGGACGACAGCGACTTCGGCGTACCGCGTCCGTCGGCCTCACCGGCCGGCGAGGCGCCGCACCGTCCCATGCTGCCGCAGCAGCCCCAGCCGGAGGCACTGCCGCCGGCAGGTCCCGGGGACGGGCGGACGCCGCTGTACGACACGCTGGAGACCAACTGGTTCCACGGCCCGCAGCAGGGTGGCCAGCAGCCGCCCGCCGCCGAGCCGCAGGCACCGGGCGCTTTGGACTCCGGGGCTCCGCTCGCGCCCATGCCGCGCCGTGAGGCGGCCGACACCGGGGCCACCGCTTCGTGGCGTGCCTCGCCCAACGACGAACTCGTCCGTCAGGCCGAGCGGGTCAAGAAACCGGCGGCGGGCGGGGTCACCACCTCCGGACTGCCGCGCCGTGTTCCGCGTGCCAATTTGGTGCCGGGCACCGCACAGCAGCAGAATCACCAGACCGGACCTCAGGTTTCGCGTGCGCCCGATGACGTGCGCGGGCGTCTGACCAATCTCCGCCGGGGCATCCAGCAGGGTCGGCAGGCCAACAACGGCCAGTCGACCGGCAGTTTCCAACTCGGCCCCACTCACCAGCAGGAGCGTTAG